In Bacillus carboniphilus, the DNA window AGCAAGTAGGGAAGAGAGAAAAGAAGAATTAGAGTATATTGAAAAAGAAGGGGAAGTTTTCCTCGAACGCATGGCAAAAGAAAAAGAAAAGAAGCGTCAATACTCTTCATAAAAAAGAGCCCATCCGTAGATGGGCTCTTGTCTTTGTGCGCCCAGCATGGGTGCAATCTATAGGGTGCAAGTCCCGAACTGTGAAGGCAGAAGTAGCAGTAGCTTAACGCAAGGGTGTCCGTGGTGACGCGGAAT includes these proteins:
- a CDS encoding sporulation YhaL family protein; protein product: MNNLEVPFWIILVVIGIIASGFMTVKASREERKEELEYIEKEGEVFLERMAKEKEKKRQYSS